One stretch of Bacillota bacterium DNA includes these proteins:
- a CDS encoding dephospho-CoA kinase, with amino-acid sequence MKVIGVTGGIGSGKSTVARILCDLGAKVIDADKVAREITSKGQPAVEEIVNYFGTEVLNEKGELDRKKLSEIVFMDKGKLEVLNTITHKYIVDKIIRNLEKLKEEKVEIVVLDVPLPVKHGFLDVVDEVWVVVASKDTRIKRIMERSNITYEEAVNRINAQKGDEEYLKLANEVINNDGSVEELEKVVAKLYIQKKLG; translated from the coding sequence TTGAAGGTTATTGGGGTTACAGGCGGAATTGGAAGTGGTAAAAGTACGGTAGCCAGGATCTTATGTGACCTTGGGGCAAAGGTCATCGATGCTGATAAAGTTGCCAGGGAAATTACAAGCAAAGGGCAACCGGCAGTGGAAGAAATAGTGAACTATTTTGGGACAGAGGTATTGAATGAAAAAGGTGAGTTGGACAGAAAAAAATTAAGTGAAATTGTTTTTATGGATAAAGGAAAGCTTGAGGTTTTAAACACTATTACACATAAATATATAGTGGATAAAATTATCCGCAATCTGGAAAAATTGAAAGAAGAGAAGGTTGAGATTGTAGTACTGGATGTGCCATTGCCAGTGAAACATGGATTTCTTGATGTAGTTGATGAAGTATGGGTAGTTGTTGCCAGTAAAGATACAAGGATAAAGCGCATTATGGAAAGAAGTAATATTACGTATGAGGAAGCTGTTAATAGGATAAATGCGCAAAAAGGTGATGAGGAATATTTAAAACTGGCAAATGAGGTTATAAATAACGATGGAAGTGTTGAAGAATTGGAGAAAGTTGTAGCCAAATTATATATTCAAAAGAAATTAGGGTGA
- a CDS encoding lytic transglycosylase domain-containing protein gives MFVIVLLIDNSTTILKRIYPLKFGEYVFKYSEINGIDPYLVFAIIKAESSFNPYAKSVKNARGLMQITEKTAMWGVESIKIENFSLDDLYDPETNIKIGCWYIRQLINEFNNNTDLVIAAYNGGSGNVKEWLNNRDYSKYGSSLDIIPFRETERFLKRVKSYYYVYTKLYSKKA, from the coding sequence ATGTTTGTAATAGTTTTGCTTATTGATAATTCTACAACGATATTAAAGAGGATTTATCCGTTAAAATTTGGCGAATATGTTTTCAAATATTCGGAAATAAATGGAATTGACCCCTACCTCGTATTTGCTATTATAAAGGCCGAAAGCAGTTTTAATCCTTATGCAAAATCTGTAAAAAATGCCAGGGGGCTCATGCAGATTACTGAAAAGACAGCTATGTGGGGGGTAGAGAGTATAAAGATAGAGAATTTTTCATTAGATGACCTTTATGACCCTGAAACAAATATTAAAATAGGATGTTGGTATATAAGGCAGCTAATCAATGAATTTAACAATAATACAGATTTAGTAATTGCCGCTTACAATGGTGGAAGCGGCAATGTAAAAGAGTGGCTAAACAATAGAGATTACAGCAAGTACGGTTCCTCCCTAGACATAATTCCATTTAGGGAAACCGAGAGGTTCCTAAAAAGAGTAAAAAGCTATTATTATGTTTATACAAAGCTTTATAGTAAGAAGGCTTGA